Proteins found in one Streptomyces sp. NBC_00461 genomic segment:
- a CDS encoding DUF349 domain-containing protein, producing MSSDPWGRVDETGTVYVRTADGEQVVGSWQAGSPEEALAYFERKYEGLVVEIGLLEKRVKTTDLSAKDAQTAIDHIREQVDAHHAVGDLAALRTRLDKLVQTVDARREERKQQRAKQSDEARHAKEDLVTEAEQLAQSDQWRSAGERLRALVDTWKGLPRLDRKSDDELWHRFSHARSAFSKRRKAHFASLDAQREEARRTKERLVAEAEALSGSTDWGPTAARYRDLMTEWKAAGRAQREHEDDLWNRFRGAQDVFFAARSSVFAERDAEQSENLKLKEELAGEAEKILPVTDLKAARAAFRSINERWEAIGHVPRDARPKVEGRMHAVERAIQEAEESEWRRTNPEARARAEGLTGQLQAAVDKLRGQIEQARAQGNNSRADKLERELEGRQALLDQALKGLHEFGG from the coding sequence GTGAGCAGCGACCCGTGGGGCCGCGTCGACGAGACGGGGACCGTGTACGTGCGTACGGCCGACGGCGAGCAGGTCGTCGGTTCCTGGCAGGCCGGCTCCCCTGAGGAGGCGTTGGCCTACTTCGAGCGCAAGTACGAGGGCCTGGTTGTCGAGATCGGCCTCCTCGAGAAGCGAGTGAAGACCACCGACCTGTCCGCGAAGGACGCGCAGACCGCCATCGACCACATCCGCGAGCAGGTCGACGCGCACCACGCGGTCGGCGACCTGGCCGCCCTGCGGACTCGTCTGGACAAGCTGGTCCAGACGGTCGATGCGCGTCGTGAGGAGCGCAAGCAGCAGCGGGCGAAGCAGTCGGACGAGGCGCGGCACGCCAAGGAGGACCTGGTCACCGAGGCGGAGCAGCTGGCGCAGTCCGACCAGTGGCGGTCGGCCGGTGAGCGGCTGCGGGCGCTGGTGGACACCTGGAAGGGTCTGCCGCGCCTGGACCGCAAGTCGGACGACGAGCTGTGGCACCGCTTCTCGCATGCCCGGTCGGCGTTCTCCAAGCGTCGCAAGGCCCACTTCGCTTCGCTGGACGCGCAGCGCGAGGAGGCCCGCAGGACGAAGGAGCGGCTGGTCGCCGAGGCCGAGGCGCTGTCCGGTTCGACGGACTGGGGTCCTACGGCGGCGCGCTACCGCGACCTGATGACGGAGTGGAAGGCCGCGGGCCGCGCCCAGCGTGAGCACGAGGACGACCTGTGGAACCGCTTCCGCGGCGCCCAGGACGTGTTCTTCGCCGCCCGCAGCTCGGTCTTCGCCGAGCGGGACGCCGAACAGTCGGAGAACCTGAAGCTCAAGGAGGAGCTGGCCGGGGAGGCCGAGAAGATCCTCCCGGTCACGGATCTGAAGGCGGCACGCGCCGCGTTCCGCTCGATCAACGAGCGGTGGGAGGCCATCGGCCATGTGCCGCGTGACGCCCGGCCGAAGGTCGAGGGCCGGATGCACGCCGTCGAGCGCGCCATCCAGGAGGCCGAGGAGTCCGAGTGGCGCCGGACGAACCCGGAGGCACGCGCGCGTGCCGAGGGTCTGACCGGCCAGCTCCAGGCGGCCGTGGACAAGCTGCGGGGCCAGATCGAGCAGGCCAGGGCCCAGGGCAACAACTCCAGGGCCGACAAGCTCGAGCGGGAGCTGGAGGGCCGCCAGGCGCTCCTGGACCAGGCGCTCAAGGGCCTGCACGAGTTCGGCGGCTGA
- a CDS encoding replication-associated recombination protein A, with product MEPDLFTAAAEERQEKDPTGSPLAVRMRPRTLDEVVGQQHLLKPGSPLRRLVGEGAGGPAGPSSVLLWGPPGTGKTTLAYVVSKATDKRFVELSAITAGVKEVRAVIDGARRATGGYGKETVLFLDEIHRFSKAQQDSLLPAVENRWVTLIAATTENPYFSVISPLLSRSLLLTLEPLTDDDVRGLLKRALSDQRGLKGAVTLPEDTEDHFVRIAGGDARRALTALEAAAGAALDKGETEISLTTLEETVDRAAVKYDRDGDQHYDVASALIKSIRGSDVDAALHYLARMIEAGEDPRFIARRLMISASEDIGLADPNALPIAVAAAQAVAMIGFPEAALTLSHATIALALAPKSNSATTAIGAAMDDVRKGLAGSVPPHLRDGHYKGAAKLGHAQGYVYPHDLAEGIAEQQYAPDAIKDREYYTPTRHGAEARYADAVEWTRKHLGRKRS from the coding sequence GTGGAGCCCGACCTGTTCACCGCCGCCGCAGAAGAACGCCAGGAGAAGGATCCGACAGGAAGCCCCCTGGCGGTGCGGATGCGCCCGCGCACCCTCGACGAGGTGGTGGGCCAGCAGCACCTGCTCAAGCCGGGCTCGCCCCTGCGCCGACTGGTCGGCGAGGGCGCGGGCGGCCCGGCCGGACCGTCCTCGGTGCTCCTGTGGGGCCCGCCCGGCACCGGCAAGACGACTTTGGCGTACGTCGTCTCCAAGGCCACCGACAAGCGCTTCGTCGAGCTGTCGGCGATCACCGCGGGCGTCAAGGAGGTCCGTGCGGTCATCGACGGCGCCCGCCGCGCCACCGGCGGGTACGGCAAGGAGACCGTCCTCTTCCTCGACGAGATCCACCGCTTCAGCAAGGCCCAGCAGGACTCCCTGCTCCCTGCGGTCGAGAACCGCTGGGTGACCCTCATCGCGGCGACGACGGAGAACCCGTACTTCTCGGTGATCTCCCCGCTCCTGTCCCGCTCCCTCCTCCTCACCCTCGAACCCCTCACCGACGACGACGTCCGGGGCCTGCTCAAGCGGGCGCTGAGCGACCAGCGCGGCCTCAAGGGCGCGGTCACCCTCCCCGAGGACACCGAGGACCACTTCGTGCGCATCGCCGGCGGCGACGCCCGCCGCGCCCTGACCGCCCTGGAGGCGGCGGCCGGGGCCGCGCTCGACAAGGGCGAGACGGAGATCTCCCTGACCACCCTGGAGGAGACGGTCGACCGGGCGGCGGTGAAGTACGACCGCGACGGCGACCAGCACTACGACGTCGCCAGCGCCCTGATCAAGTCCATCAGAGGCTCGGACGTCGACGCCGCCCTGCACTACCTGGCCCGCATGATCGAGGCCGGCGAGGACCCCCGCTTCATCGCCCGCCGCCTGATGATCTCGGCGAGCGAGGACATCGGCTTGGCCGACCCCAATGCCCTGCCGATCGCCGTCGCCGCCGCCCAGGCCGTCGCCATGATCGGCTTCCCCGAGGCCGCCCTCACCCTCAGCCACGCCACCATCGCCCTGGCCCTGGCCCCCAAGTCCAACTCCGCGACGACCGCGATCGGCGCCGCGATGGACGACGTACGCAAGGGACTGGCGGGCTCCGTGCCCCCGCACCTGCGCGACGGCCACTACAAGGGCGCCGCCAAACTCGGCCACGCGCAGGGGTATGTGTATCCGCACGACCTGGCCGAGGGCATCGCCGAGCAGCAGTACGCCCCGGACGCCATCAAGGACCGCGAGTACTACACACCGACCCGGCACGGAGCCGAGGCGAGATACGCGGACGCGGTCGAATGGACCAGGAAACACCTCGGTCGCAAGCGGTCCTGA
- a CDS encoding sensor histidine kinase: MSADVSLEGPAHRVSGAGTARGADAWDRSIRLWDAYFAVAWAATLTFVLAAPHPGWLVRAVAAGLLVPMVPWYVAVGRPLLPEGSPDERRALSYLTGAMVLYLPSAVLVSESRLLVFALIPQCFMTLGVRRALAAVTVVNLVPLVGWALLWRPGAEDVFANSVSTAVTLVFAMMIGSWIIRIIEQSVERSELIAELDASRHEVSRLSAAHGALTERERMAREIHDTLAQGFTSLLMLVQAVEAELDHDVPQVRRHLALMDETARQNLAEARALVAGAAPADLNGTSLPDALRRLAARHEATLDVTGPVRPLPAAPEVVALRSCQEALANARKHAGGSAAVGIALAYSEDALTVSVRDDGRGFDPGSPCDGYGLAGLRSRVIEVGGTAQIRSTPGDGTTVTVRLPVSSPRSSS, from the coding sequence GTGTCTGCTGACGTTTCGCTGGAAGGACCGGCGCACCGGGTGAGCGGTGCCGGGACCGCGCGCGGTGCGGATGCCTGGGATCGGTCGATCCGACTGTGGGACGCGTACTTCGCGGTCGCCTGGGCGGCCACCCTGACCTTCGTGCTGGCCGCACCGCATCCCGGATGGCTCGTCCGGGCGGTGGCCGCCGGGCTGCTCGTGCCGATGGTGCCCTGGTACGTGGCAGTCGGGCGGCCGCTCCTGCCCGAGGGCTCGCCGGACGAGCGGCGGGCGCTGAGCTACCTCACGGGGGCGATGGTGCTGTACCTGCCGTCAGCGGTGCTGGTGAGCGAGTCACGGCTGCTGGTGTTCGCTCTCATCCCCCAGTGCTTCATGACGCTGGGCGTGCGCAGGGCACTGGCCGCGGTCACGGTGGTCAACCTCGTTCCGCTGGTCGGCTGGGCGCTGTTGTGGCGGCCCGGTGCGGAGGACGTGTTCGCCAACTCCGTGTCCACCGCCGTCACTCTGGTCTTCGCGATGATGATCGGCAGCTGGATCATCCGCATCATCGAACAGAGCGTGGAGCGGTCGGAGTTGATCGCCGAGCTGGACGCCAGCCGCCACGAGGTGTCCCGTCTCTCGGCCGCGCACGGCGCCCTCACCGAGCGCGAACGCATGGCCCGCGAGATCCACGACACCCTCGCACAGGGCTTCACCAGCCTGTTGATGCTGGTCCAGGCGGTGGAGGCCGAACTCGACCACGACGTCCCGCAGGTCCGCCGGCATCTGGCCCTGATGGACGAGACGGCCCGGCAGAACCTCGCCGAGGCCCGTGCCCTGGTCGCCGGGGCGGCGCCCGCCGACCTGAACGGAACGTCCCTGCCGGACGCGCTGCGCCGCCTCGCGGCGCGCCACGAGGCCACACTGGACGTGACCGGGCCCGTGCGCCCGCTGCCGGCCGCTCCTGAGGTGGTGGCGCTGCGTTCCTGCCAGGAGGCCCTGGCGAACGCCCGTAAGCACGCGGGGGGTTCGGCCGCCGTAGGCATCGCGCTGGCGTACTCCGAGGACGCGCTCACCGTGTCCGTACGGGACGACGGCCGCGGCTTCGACCCCGGTTCACCCTGCGACGGCTACGGTCTCGCGGGGCTGCGTTCCCGGGTCATCGAGGTGGGCGGAACGGCGCAGATCCGCAGCACACCGGGCGACGGCACGACGGTGACCGTACGCCTGCCCGTCTCTTCCCCGAGGAGCTCGTCGTGA
- the hisS gene encoding histidine--tRNA ligase — MSTFKAPKGTYDLIPPDSAKFLAVREAIAAPLRNSGYGYIETPGFENVELFARGVGESTDIVTKEMYAFETKGGDRLALRPEGTASVLRAALEANLHKLGNLPVKLWYSGSYYRYERPQKGRYRHFSQVGAEAIGAEDPALDAELIILADQAYRSLGLRNFRILLNSLGDRECRPVYRAALQDFLRGLDLDEDTLRRAEINPLRVLDDKRESVQKQLGDAPLLRDYLCDACKAYHEEVRELITAAGVAFEDDPKLVRGLDYYTRTTFEFVHDGLGSQSAVGGGGRYDGLSEMIGGPELPSVGWALGVDRTVLALEAEGVELELPSTTSVFAVPLGEEARRVLFAKVTELRKLGIATDFSYGAKGLKGAMKNANRSGARYTIVAGERDLAEGVVQLKDMESGEQTAVGVNEIVAELESRLG, encoded by the coding sequence GTGAGCACCTTCAAGGCCCCCAAGGGCACGTACGACCTGATCCCGCCGGACAGCGCCAAGTTCCTGGCGGTCCGCGAGGCGATCGCCGCACCGCTGCGCAACTCCGGCTACGGCTACATCGAGACGCCCGGCTTCGAGAACGTCGAGCTGTTCGCGCGCGGTGTCGGCGAGTCCACCGACATCGTGACCAAGGAGATGTACGCCTTCGAGACCAAGGGCGGCGACAGGCTCGCGCTGCGCCCCGAGGGCACCGCCTCCGTGCTGCGCGCGGCGCTGGAGGCCAACCTGCACAAGCTGGGCAACCTCCCGGTCAAGCTCTGGTACTCGGGCTCCTACTACCGCTACGAGCGCCCCCAGAAGGGCCGCTACCGGCACTTCTCGCAGGTGGGCGCCGAGGCGATCGGCGCGGAGGACCCGGCGCTCGACGCCGAGCTGATCATCCTGGCCGACCAGGCGTACCGCTCGCTGGGCCTCAGGAACTTCCGCATCCTGCTCAACAGCCTGGGCGACAGGGAGTGCCGTCCGGTGTACCGGGCGGCCCTGCAGGACTTCCTGCGCGGCCTGGACCTGGACGAGGACACCCTGCGCCGCGCCGAGATCAACCCGCTGCGCGTCCTGGACGACAAGCGCGAGTCGGTCCAGAAGCAGCTCGGGGACGCGCCGCTGCTGCGCGACTACCTCTGCGACGCCTGCAAGGCGTACCACGAGGAGGTCCGGGAGCTGATCACGGCGGCGGGCGTCGCCTTCGAGGACGATCCCAAGCTGGTGCGCGGCCTGGACTACTACACCCGTACGACCTTCGAGTTCGTCCACGACGGTCTGGGTTCCCAGTCCGCCGTGGGCGGCGGCGGCCGTTACGACGGGCTGTCGGAGATGATCGGCGGCCCCGAGCTGCCGTCCGTCGGCTGGGCCCTCGGCGTCGACCGCACGGTCCTGGCGCTGGAGGCGGAGGGCGTCGAGCTCGAACTCCCCTCCACGACCAGCGTGTTCGCGGTCCCGCTCGGCGAGGAGGCCCGCCGCGTCCTGTTCGCCAAGGTCACCGAACTGCGCAAGCTCGGCATCGCCACCGACTTCTCCTATGGCGCCAAGGGCCTCAAGGGCGCCATGAAGAACGCCAACCGCAGCGGCGCCCGCTACACGATCGTCGCCGGTGAACGCGACCTCGCCGAGGGCGTCGTCCAGCTCAAGGACATGGAGTCCGGCGAGCAGACGGCGGTCGGGGTGAACGAGATCGTGGCGGAGCTGGAGTCCCGGCTCGGCTAG
- a CDS encoding MBL fold metallo-hydrolase gives MLIAGFPAGAWGTNCYLVAPAAGEECVIIDPGHQAAQGVEEALKKHRLKPVAVVLTHGHIDHVASVVPVCGAHDVPAWIHPEDRYMLADPEKALGRSIGMPLMGELTVGEPDDVKELTDGARLSLAGLELSVAHAPGHTKGSVTFRMPETTEIPSVFFSGDLLFAGSIGRTDLPGGDMAEMLDSLARVCLPLEDSTVVLSGHGPQTTIGQERAANPYLRQVAAGQGAGADAPRRGM, from the coding sequence GTGCTCATTGCCGGGTTCCCCGCCGGGGCCTGGGGGACGAACTGTTATCTCGTCGCCCCCGCCGCCGGAGAGGAGTGCGTGATCATCGACCCGGGCCATCAGGCCGCCCAAGGCGTCGAGGAAGCGCTGAAGAAGCATCGGCTCAAGCCCGTCGCCGTCGTCCTCACCCACGGCCACATCGACCATGTGGCCTCGGTCGTCCCGGTGTGCGGCGCGCATGACGTGCCGGCGTGGATCCACCCCGAGGACCGCTACATGCTGGCGGACCCGGAGAAGGCGCTCGGCCGATCCATCGGGATGCCGCTGATGGGCGAGCTCACGGTGGGGGAGCCGGACGACGTCAAGGAGCTGACCGATGGCGCGCGGCTCTCGCTCGCGGGTCTGGAGCTGTCCGTCGCGCATGCGCCCGGACATACCAAGGGGTCGGTGACCTTCCGGATGCCCGAGACCACGGAGATCCCTTCCGTGTTCTTCTCCGGGGATCTGCTGTTCGCCGGCTCCATCGGACGCACCGACCTGCCCGGCGGCGACATGGCCGAGATGCTCGACTCGCTGGCCCGCGTGTGCCTGCCGCTCGAGGACTCGACCGTGGTGCTGTCCGGCCACGGCCCCCAGACGACCATCGGCCAGGAGCGCGCCGCCAACCCGTATCTGCGGCAGGTGGCCGCCGGCCAGGGAGCCGGCGCCGACGCTCCCCGACGAGGAATGTGA
- a CDS encoding ABC transporter permease — translation MTTTAVRTRTEPSAERLPGAWGLGLRRGALEIKQFFRQRDQVVFTFAFPVVFLFLFASIFHDAVHGSGVTASQLYVPAMMASGIMSTSFQSLGISIAVERDEKVLRRLRGTPMPPSAYFLGKIWLVLFTGVLETAILLVVGTTLYDVDLPSDGSRWFDFAWIFVLGLTGCALLGIAISSLPGSAKSASSVVVLPFLVLQFISGVYISVDTIPDWMLNIGALFPLKWLCQGLRGVFLPDSARVLEQAGSWEFGRIALVLAAWCVGGLVLCLLTFRWKDRRTG, via the coding sequence ATGACCACGACCGCAGTGCGGACCCGGACCGAGCCGTCCGCCGAACGACTGCCCGGGGCATGGGGGCTGGGACTGCGGCGAGGTGCCCTGGAGATCAAACAGTTCTTCCGGCAGCGCGACCAGGTGGTGTTCACGTTCGCGTTCCCGGTCGTGTTCCTGTTCCTGTTCGCGTCGATCTTCCACGACGCCGTCCACGGCTCGGGTGTCACCGCATCCCAGCTGTACGTCCCCGCGATGATGGCCTCCGGCATCATGTCGACCAGTTTCCAGTCGCTGGGCATCTCCATCGCGGTCGAGCGGGACGAGAAGGTGCTGCGCCGGCTGCGCGGTACCCCGATGCCTCCGTCCGCCTACTTCCTGGGCAAGATCTGGCTGGTTCTGTTCACCGGCGTGTTGGAGACGGCGATCCTGCTGGTCGTCGGCACCACCTTGTACGACGTCGATCTGCCGTCGGACGGGTCCCGTTGGTTCGACTTCGCCTGGATCTTCGTGCTCGGGCTGACGGGGTGCGCCCTGCTGGGCATCGCGATCAGTTCGCTGCCCGGGTCGGCGAAGAGCGCCAGCTCGGTCGTCGTACTCCCCTTCCTGGTCCTGCAGTTCATCTCCGGGGTGTACATCTCCGTCGACACCATCCCGGACTGGATGCTGAACATCGGCGCGCTGTTCCCGCTGAAGTGGCTGTGCCAGGGCCTGCGCGGTGTGTTCCTGCCCGACTCGGCACGGGTGCTGGAGCAGGCGGGGAGCTGGGAGTTCGGGCGCATCGCGCTGGTGCTGGCCGCCTGGTGCGTCGGAGGATTGGTGCTGTGTCTGCTGACGTTTCGCTGGAAGGACCGGCGCACCGGGTGA
- a CDS encoding ABC transporter ATP-binding protein yields MTAHANDLAVDVRGLRKQYGDVTAVDGIDLRIRKGEVFGLLGPNGAGKSTTVEILQGNRSRDAGEVSVLGSDPATAARAWRSRVGIVWQDESAPAELTVRETVRHFARYYPRPRDPEEVIGLVGLEAKAGSRIKALSGGQRRRLDVALGVIGDPELLLLDEPTTGFDPAARRQFWDLIRLLSDEGTTILLTTHYLEEAEALADRLAVVARGQVVAEGEPAALRERYGTEATVEWTEPDGVTRTERTETPTRTVAELMHRFDGEIPGLKVTRPTLEDVYLRLTGQEDAR; encoded by the coding sequence ATGACAGCACACGCGAACGATCTCGCGGTGGACGTACGGGGGCTGCGCAAGCAGTACGGGGACGTGACCGCCGTGGACGGCATCGATCTCAGGATCCGCAAGGGCGAGGTGTTCGGCCTGCTGGGACCCAACGGCGCGGGCAAGAGCACCACGGTGGAGATCCTCCAGGGCAACCGTTCCAGGGACGCGGGCGAGGTGTCGGTGCTCGGATCGGACCCGGCGACCGCCGCGCGCGCGTGGAGGTCGCGTGTCGGAATCGTCTGGCAGGACGAATCGGCACCCGCCGAGTTGACGGTGCGCGAGACCGTACGGCATTTCGCCCGCTACTACCCGCGTCCGCGGGACCCCGAGGAGGTCATCGGCCTGGTGGGGCTGGAGGCGAAGGCGGGCAGCCGGATCAAGGCGCTGTCGGGCGGCCAGCGCAGGCGTCTCGATGTGGCCCTGGGGGTGATCGGCGATCCCGAGCTGCTGCTCCTGGACGAGCCGACGACCGGCTTCGACCCGGCGGCCCGACGCCAGTTCTGGGACCTGATCCGGCTCCTGTCCGACGAGGGCACGACCATCCTGCTGACCACGCACTACCTGGAGGAGGCGGAGGCGCTCGCCGACCGGCTCGCCGTCGTCGCCCGGGGCCAGGTCGTCGCCGAGGGCGAGCCGGCCGCCCTGCGGGAGCGGTACGGCACCGAGGCCACCGTCGAGTGGACCGAGCCCGACGGCGTCACCCGCACCGAGCGCACCGAGACGCCGACCCGGACCGTCGCCGAGCTGATGCACCGCTTCGACGGAGAGATCCCGGGCCTGAAGGTGACCCGGCCCACGCTGGAGGACGTCTACCTCCGGCTGACCGGACAGGAGGACGCGCGATGA
- a CDS encoding peptidylprolyl isomerase: MVTQEQRKRQLAREKFLRQQQRRTAARRKANMRNSVIASVLGVVVIGSVALYTTGALKDDGKAKASPQTTPSAPPTSKAPDPCAKPAKGSVKKLSWKKEPALTIDKSAKYTMDLATTCGDIDIALNASAAPHTVNSFNFLVGKGYLDHTKCHRLVPQGIYVLQCGDPTATGTGGPGYTIPDENLKDKVLKGQVYPAGTVAMANQYNAQTKQGRNSGGSQFFLVYQDSPLPADYTPFGTISKAGMKVLKKIAAAGAQAADPTTGNTAPNATVVINKATVTKS; encoded by the coding sequence GTGGTCACCCAGGAACAGCGGAAGCGTCAGCTCGCCCGGGAGAAGTTCTTGCGCCAGCAACAGCGGCGCACGGCCGCGCGCCGCAAGGCGAACATGCGCAACTCGGTGATCGCGTCGGTGCTCGGCGTGGTCGTGATCGGCAGCGTCGCGCTCTACACGACCGGTGCGCTCAAGGACGACGGCAAGGCCAAGGCGAGCCCGCAGACGACGCCCAGCGCGCCCCCGACCAGCAAGGCGCCGGACCCGTGCGCGAAGCCGGCCAAGGGCTCGGTGAAGAAGCTGAGCTGGAAGAAGGAGCCGGCGCTGACCATCGACAAGTCGGCGAAGTACACGATGGATCTCGCCACGACGTGCGGTGACATAGACATCGCGCTGAACGCGTCGGCGGCGCCGCACACCGTCAACTCGTTCAACTTCCTTGTCGGCAAGGGCTACTTGGACCACACCAAGTGCCACCGGCTGGTCCCCCAGGGCATCTACGTCCTGCAGTGCGGCGACCCCACGGCCACCGGCACGGGCGGTCCCGGCTACACGATTCCGGACGAGAACCTCAAGGACAAGGTCCTCAAGGGGCAGGTGTACCCGGCGGGCACGGTCGCGATGGCCAACCAGTACAACGCTCAGACGAAGCAGGGCCGCAACAGCGGCGGCAGCCAGTTCTTCCTCGTCTACCAGGACAGTCCGCTGCCGGCCGACTACACCCCGTTCGGCACGATTTCCAAGGCGGGCATGAAGGTTCTCAAGAAGATCGCCGCCGCCGGAGCCCAGGCCGCGGACCCCACGACGGGCAACACGGCACCGAACGCGACCGTGGTGATCAACAAGGCGACGGTCACCAAATCCTGA
- a CDS encoding vitamin K epoxide reductase family protein, with the protein MSKTTVKDVSTEPEPAPDHDPSGPRTVGGSRAFALLLVITGAAGLLAAWVITADKFKLLEAKVAGTSYTPGCSLNPVVSCGSVMESKQAAAFGFPNPMLGLVCYGIVICVGMSLLTRARFPRWYWLTFNFGTLFGVAFCTWLQFQSLYRINALCLWCSLAWVATITMFWYVTSFNVRNDLLPAPRWLKSFFGEFTWVVPVLHVGIIGMLVLTRWWDFWTS; encoded by the coding sequence ATGAGCAAGACCACTGTCAAGGACGTCTCCACCGAGCCCGAGCCCGCCCCGGATCACGACCCGTCCGGACCGCGCACAGTGGGCGGCAGCCGGGCGTTCGCGCTCCTGCTGGTGATCACGGGTGCAGCGGGTCTGCTCGCCGCGTGGGTCATCACGGCCGACAAGTTCAAGCTGCTCGAGGCCAAGGTCGCGGGCACGTCGTACACCCCGGGGTGCAGCCTCAACCCGGTCGTCTCCTGCGGCAGCGTCATGGAGTCGAAGCAGGCCGCCGCCTTCGGCTTCCCCAACCCGATGCTCGGCCTGGTCTGCTACGGCATCGTGATCTGCGTCGGCATGAGCCTGCTCACCCGAGCCCGCTTCCCGCGCTGGTACTGGCTCACCTTCAACTTCGGCACGCTCTTCGGCGTGGCCTTCTGCACCTGGCTCCAGTTCCAGTCGCTCTACCGCATCAACGCGCTGTGCCTGTGGTGCTCCCTGGCCTGGGTCGCGACGATCACGATGTTCTGGTACGTGACCTCGTTCAACGTCCGCAACGACCTGCTGCCCGCCCCGCGCTGGCTGAAGAGCTTCTTCGGCGAGTTCACCTGGGTCGTGCCCGTGCTGCACGTCGGCATCATCGGCATGCTCGTCCTGACCCGCTGGTGGGACTTCTGGACCAGCTGA
- a CDS encoding response regulator: protein MIRIVLADDHPVVREGLRAMLSAEPDLDVVADAASGPQAEALAAELRPDIVLMDLRMPGGGGVDSIVRMGEAGLSCRVIVLTTYETDRDILRAVEAGAAGYLLKDMPRGELAEAVRAAARGETVLAPSVAARLVDRLRTKPERPRLSERETAVLRLVAEGCTNAEIGRRLFIGESTVKTHLLRAFGKLGVDDRTAAVTSAMRFGLLDP, encoded by the coding sequence GTGATCCGGATCGTCCTCGCCGACGACCATCCCGTCGTACGGGAGGGCCTGCGGGCGATGCTCAGTGCCGAGCCCGATCTGGACGTCGTCGCCGATGCGGCGAGCGGGCCGCAGGCGGAGGCGTTGGCGGCCGAACTCCGGCCCGACATCGTGCTCATGGACCTGCGGATGCCGGGCGGCGGGGGCGTCGACTCCATCGTGCGGATGGGCGAGGCCGGGCTGTCGTGCCGGGTGATCGTCCTGACGACGTACGAGACGGACCGGGACATCCTGCGAGCGGTCGAGGCCGGCGCGGCGGGTTACCTGCTCAAGGACATGCCACGGGGTGAGCTGGCGGAGGCGGTGCGGGCGGCCGCGCGTGGCGAGACCGTGCTCGCGCCGTCGGTGGCGGCGCGGCTGGTGGACCGGCTGCGTACGAAACCGGAGCGGCCGCGGCTCTCGGAGCGGGAGACGGCGGTTCTGCGGCTGGTGGCGGAGGGCTGCACGAACGCGGAGATCGGCCGGCGTCTGTTCATCGGCGAGTCGACGGTGAAGACCCATCTCCTGCGCGCCTTCGGCAAGTTGGGGGTCGACGACCGGACGGCGGCGGTGACGAGTGCGATGCGCTTCGGGCTGCTCGACCCATGA